The Prevotella sp. E9-3 genome has a window encoding:
- a CDS encoding S8 family serine peptidase, producing the protein MSKLSPWLRQMAADNRTRTEQPAREALAPQFARQANQRMVCAFIRLTDDATLGEYGARSLAKVGNIHVANIPVNSLSAMAADKRVLRMEARPMGNILLDTVSHCINAVPVHQGHNIPQAYTGEGVVVGVMDIGFDLTHPTFYDRSMSNYRIKCLWDMLSNDTIGSSFPVGRDYVGKETLLELGHSRDGLDQAHGTHTVGIAAGSGYDSPYQGLAPNADICLVANAVSDNAALIDSALYDRFTFATDALGFKYLFDYAKRVNKPCVVSFSEGSSQDFWGYDQLYYEMLDSLVGPGRILVAAAGNQGNVKSWFRKERGTASMGSFLLGSSRMYCTLKSADAFEIRLVAYGAERNDTLTVPATEVWAAKDSLLSLPSFSAFDSLQVQAYPSCYNPKEVCYDLMFYANKKIGYDAPLSIELLGNDADVELWRGSVVLTTNDRNPQLCAGETIRNVHSPSSAPRVISVGATSYRDSILNVNGQWKSYHLGPHGRRIGFSSVGPTADGRIKPDVVAPGNNIISSYSSFYLENHPNAGDIKWDVAEFPFNGRTYAWNSNSGTSMSCPAVAGAIALWLQAKPDLTPEDVIELLSRTCRQPDPSLSYPNNEYGYGEIDVYSGLLSILHVDRINEVADYHTPAKVALRNKQLLISLSQPTEQPVKVRMFALNGHEVFSTQLPQGDTHYSVALPSLPAAIYAVQLDGCKKVNGSTLVMMGSGF; encoded by the coding sequence TTGAGTAAGTTGTCGCCGTGGCTCCGCCAAATGGCTGCCGACAACCGGACAAGAACTGAACAACCAGCAAGAGAAGCGTTGGCACCACAGTTTGCCCGGCAGGCCAATCAGCGAATGGTCTGTGCATTCATCCGACTCACCGACGATGCGACGCTTGGGGAATATGGTGCTCGCAGTTTGGCCAAAGTGGGCAATATCCATGTGGCAAATATTCCTGTCAACAGTCTTTCGGCAATGGCTGCCGACAAGCGTGTGTTGCGCATGGAAGCTCGCCCCATGGGAAACATACTACTTGACACGGTCTCTCATTGCATCAACGCAGTTCCTGTTCATCAGGGGCACAACATTCCGCAAGCCTACACCGGCGAAGGTGTTGTAGTGGGAGTGATGGATATCGGTTTCGACCTCACCCACCCTACGTTCTACGACCGCAGTATGTCCAACTATCGCATCAAATGTCTTTGGGACATGCTCTCAAACGACACCATAGGCAGCAGTTTTCCGGTAGGCCGCGACTATGTGGGAAAGGAAACCTTGCTGGAGCTGGGCCATTCACGCGACGGACTCGACCAGGCGCATGGCACTCATACCGTCGGCATTGCTGCCGGCAGCGGCTATGATTCCCCCTATCAGGGATTAGCTCCCAATGCCGACATCTGTCTTGTTGCCAATGCTGTGAGCGACAATGCGGCACTCATCGACTCAGCCCTATACGACCGTTTCACTTTCGCCACCGATGCCCTCGGCTTTAAATACCTTTTCGACTACGCCAAGCGTGTCAACAAGCCATGTGTGGTATCGTTCAGCGAAGGAAGCAGTCAGGATTTCTGGGGCTACGACCAACTCTACTATGAGATGCTTGACAGTTTAGTAGGTCCAGGGCGTATTCTTGTGGCTGCCGCCGGCAATCAGGGAAATGTGAAGTCATGGTTCAGAAAAGAACGCGGCACCGCATCGATGGGTTCGTTCCTTTTAGGTTCGTCAAGGATGTACTGTACATTAAAATCGGCCGATGCCTTTGAGATACGCCTTGTGGCTTATGGAGCAGAACGAAACGACACACTGACGGTTCCCGCAACTGAGGTGTGGGCAGCAAAAGACTCGCTGCTATCGCTTCCATCCTTCTCCGCATTTGACTCGCTGCAGGTGCAAGCCTATCCATCGTGCTATAATCCGAAGGAGGTGTGCTACGACCTCATGTTCTATGCCAACAAGAAAATAGGCTACGATGCACCTCTTTCCATCGAACTGTTGGGCAACGATGCCGATGTGGAACTATGGCGCGGGTCGGTAGTATTGACAACCAACGACAGGAATCCTCAGCTTTGTGCCGGTGAGACGATACGAAACGTTCATTCGCCTTCAAGTGCTCCACGTGTGATTTCCGTTGGCGCCACCTCCTATCGCGACAGCATTCTGAATGTTAATGGACAATGGAAATCCTATCATCTGGGCCCACACGGACGACGTATTGGCTTCTCGTCGGTAGGTCCTACGGCAGACGGGCGAATAAAACCCGACGTAGTGGCTCCCGGCAATAACATCATCTCCTCCTATAGCAGCTTCTACTTAGAGAATCATCCTAATGCCGGCGACATAAAATGGGATGTAGCAGAGTTTCCTTTCAACGGGCGCACCTATGCATGGAACTCAAATTCGGGCACCTCTATGTCGTGTCCTGCCGTAGCAGGAGCCATCGCGCTGTGGCTGCAAGCCAAACCGGATCTTACTCCCGAGGATGTAATAGAACTGCTGAGCCGCACATGTCGCCAGCCAGACCCTTCTCTTTCCTACCCCAACAACGAGTATGGTTATGGCGAGATAGACGTATATAGCGGACTACTAAGCATTCTCCATGTGGACCGTATCAATGAAGTGGCCGACTATCATACTCCTGCCAAAGTGGCTCTTCGCAACAAGCAGCTACTCATAAGTCTGTCGCAACCAACTGAACAGCCTGTCAAGGTTCGAATGTTCGCACTTAATGGTCACGAAGTGTTCTCTACCCAACTACCGCAAGGTGACACTCACTATAGCGTAGCTCTTCCATCACTGCCTGCGGCTATTTACGCCGTTCAACTGGACGGGTGCAAAAAGGTGAACGGCTCTACACTTGTCATGATGGGAAGTGGTTTCTGA
- a CDS encoding 4-hydroxy-3-methylbut-2-enyl diphosphate reductase: MNNLQIEIDNGSGFCFGVTTAIKKAEEELAKGSTLYCLGDIVHNGMECERLRKMGLITINHDELAQLHDAKVLLRAHGEPPTTYELARKNNIEIIDATCPVVLQLQKRIKMQFEQESEQHSAGSTQIVIFGKNGHAEVLGLVGQTQGEAIVVEEFEDVKALDFTRDIYLYSQTTKSLDGFHRIIDYIKSHIAPTATFRSFDTICRQVANRMPNISQFAARHDLILFVCGRKSSNGKVLFNECLRVNPNSHLIEGPEEIHPEWLKNISTVGICGATSTPKWLMEQCRDAILEL; encoded by the coding sequence ATGAACAACCTGCAAATAGAAATAGACAATGGCAGTGGTTTCTGCTTTGGTGTGACCACTGCCATCAAAAAGGCCGAAGAGGAACTGGCAAAAGGCTCTACACTCTATTGCCTGGGCGATATTGTGCACAACGGGATGGAGTGCGAGCGACTGCGCAAGATGGGACTGATCACCATTAATCACGACGAGCTGGCCCAGTTGCACGACGCAAAAGTGCTGTTACGTGCCCATGGAGAACCTCCTACCACTTATGAACTGGCCCGGAAAAACAATATCGAAATTATTGATGCAACCTGTCCGGTGGTACTGCAACTACAGAAACGCATTAAGATGCAGTTCGAGCAGGAATCAGAACAGCACTCAGCAGGTTCTACCCAGATTGTGATTTTCGGCAAGAACGGTCATGCCGAAGTATTGGGACTGGTGGGACAGACGCAGGGCGAAGCTATTGTTGTGGAGGAGTTTGAGGATGTCAAAGCGCTCGACTTCACGCGCGATATCTACCTGTATTCGCAAACAACCAAGTCGCTCGACGGTTTTCACCGTATTATCGACTACATAAAGAGTCATATTGCCCCAACGGCCACGTTCCGTTCTTTCGACACCATTTGCCGACAGGTGGCCAATCGTATGCCCAACATCTCGCAGTTTGCCGCTCGTCACGACCTTATACTTTTCGTGTGCGGTCGTAAGAGCTCAAACGGAAAGGTATTGTTCAACGAGTGCTTGCGGGTGAATCCGAACAGTCATCTGATTGAAGGTCCTGAGGAAATTCACCCCGAATGGCTCAAGAACATATCAACTGTCGGTATCTGCGGAGCCACCTCTACGCCAAAATGGCTGATGGAGCAGTGCAGGGATGCCATTCTTGAACTATAG
- the cmk gene encoding (d)CMP kinase, producing MKKITIAIDGFSSCGKSTMAKDLAREVGYIYVDTGAMYRSVTLYALRHQLFNEDGSIKVDLLEQHMPQINISFKLNAETGRPDTYLNGECVEKEIRTLEVSNHVSPIAALPFVRQALVAQQQKMGCDKGVVMDGRDIGTVVFPDAELKIFVTASAEVRAQRRFDELQQKGMPADFDDILKNVQERDYIDSHREVSPLRKADDALELDNSHMTIAEQKQWLMEQFKKATTTL from the coding sequence ATGAAAAAGATTACAATTGCCATAGATGGCTTCTCATCGTGTGGAAAGAGTACAATGGCTAAGGATTTGGCCCGTGAGGTCGGTTATATATATGTTGACACCGGAGCCATGTATCGCAGTGTGACCCTCTATGCCTTGCGCCATCAGTTATTTAATGAAGACGGGAGCATCAAGGTGGACCTGCTGGAGCAGCATATGCCTCAAATCAACATTTCTTTTAAGCTCAATGCCGAGACCGGACGTCCCGATACATATTTGAACGGTGAGTGTGTGGAGAAAGAGATACGCACCCTTGAGGTTTCAAATCATGTAAGTCCTATTGCCGCCCTTCCTTTTGTTCGCCAGGCATTGGTGGCCCAACAACAGAAGATGGGATGCGACAAAGGCGTGGTAATGGATGGACGCGACATAGGCACGGTGGTTTTTCCCGATGCAGAATTGAAAATATTCGTTACTGCCTCGGCCGAAGTGCGTGCACAGCGCCGTTTCGACGAATTGCAGCAGAAGGGTATGCCTGCTGACTTCGATGATATTCTGAAGAATGTTCAGGAACGCGACTACATCGACTCTCATCGTGAGGTATCGCCACTGCGCAAAGCCGATGATGCACTTGAACTGGACAACAGTCACATGACCATCGCTGAACAGAAGCAATGGCTGATGGAACAGTTCAAGAAAGCCACAACTACTCTTTGA
- the porQ gene encoding type IX secretion system protein PorQ, whose protein sequence is MKKVVYTLLASFMVFFAHAQETQTAYNFLRLPVSAHVAALGGDNISLTDDDASFIFHNPALIQFASHRTLNLNMMSYMQGTVTASAAYIQAVGDRGTWGLSGRFMDYGEMKEMNAVGEQTGTFKARDVAVAGTFSYGLSDRFSGGVTARLAASYMGNYNSLAALVDLGLNYYDADSEWSLSAVARNLGGQLKAYDDEFERMPLDLQFGITKRLIGSPLRLSATLVRLNDWEYGIGRHIVIGGELMLGQQFYVGAGYNAMRAAEMKISDGEGESAHGAGLSFGGGMMLERLKLHVAYAKYHVSASSLLINISYTL, encoded by the coding sequence ATGAAAAAAGTCGTATATACCCTTCTTGCAAGTTTCATGGTTTTCTTTGCTCATGCACAGGAAACACAGACGGCTTACAATTTCTTGCGTCTGCCCGTGAGTGCTCATGTGGCGGCTCTGGGTGGCGACAATATTTCATTGACCGACGACGATGCTTCCTTTATTTTCCACAACCCCGCACTGATTCAGTTTGCCTCCCATCGCACATTAAATCTCAATATGATGAGTTATATGCAGGGAACGGTAACGGCGAGTGCTGCCTATATTCAAGCAGTAGGCGACCGCGGCACATGGGGATTGAGTGGCCGCTTTATGGACTATGGCGAAATGAAGGAGATGAATGCTGTAGGCGAACAGACCGGAACCTTCAAAGCCCGTGATGTGGCTGTTGCGGGAACATTCAGTTATGGACTTTCCGACCGTTTCAGCGGTGGTGTTACTGCACGTCTGGCAGCTTCCTATATGGGAAACTATAATTCACTGGCCGCACTTGTCGATCTCGGATTGAACTATTACGATGCCGACAGCGAATGGAGCCTTTCGGCCGTAGCCCGCAACCTGGGTGGACAGCTGAAAGCCTATGATGACGAATTTGAGCGTATGCCTCTCGATCTGCAGTTCGGTATTACCAAACGTCTTATCGGATCGCCTTTACGCCTGAGTGCTACTTTAGTACGTCTGAATGACTGGGAATACGGAATAGGTCGCCATATTGTGATAGGTGGCGAACTGATGCTTGGACAACAATTCTATGTAGGTGCCGGCTATAATGCCATGCGAGCTGCCGAAATGAAGATTAGCGATGGTGAGGGTGAAAGCGCCCACGGTGCCGGTCTTTCTTTTGGCGGAGGAATGATGCTTGAACGTCTCAAACTTCATGTGGCCTATGCGAAGTATCATGTCAGCGCCTCATCGCTTTTAATAAATATCAGTTATACACTATGA
- a CDS encoding energy transducer TonB: MEIKKSANADLERKWWLRFLIGLVVSLLLFIVALEYPFSLDDPLEDFETMDEITVEEELAPLMRQENEISLAPKAEPEPSQKLTVVDEEESKEEMIERQPEQTIEGDLADELPEPETNDKKGEDVLSFRVVEDLPQPPGGYLEFMKWLTRNLRYPVAAEERKLQGKVVAEFIVNKDGSVTDINIIQSLNSFCDREALRVLRMMPRWTPGIQNDQPCRTKVCIPIVFKL, encoded by the coding sequence ATGGAAATCAAAAAGAGTGCGAACGCCGATTTGGAGAGAAAATGGTGGCTGCGGTTCCTGATAGGACTCGTCGTTTCGCTATTACTGTTCATCGTAGCACTCGAGTATCCTTTCTCGCTCGATGACCCGTTGGAAGATTTCGAAACTATGGATGAAATCACCGTTGAAGAGGAACTGGCCCCTTTGATGCGGCAAGAGAACGAAATTTCGCTGGCACCGAAAGCCGAGCCAGAGCCGTCGCAGAAACTGACCGTTGTTGACGAGGAAGAAAGTAAGGAAGAGATGATTGAACGACAGCCCGAGCAAACCATTGAAGGTGATTTGGCCGATGAACTGCCCGAGCCTGAGACAAACGATAAGAAAGGCGAAGATGTGCTAAGCTTCCGTGTGGTCGAAGACCTCCCGCAGCCTCCTGGCGGTTATCTGGAGTTCATGAAATGGCTCACTCGAAACCTCCGCTATCCGGTGGCTGCTGAAGAAAGAAAACTGCAAGGAAAGGTAGTGGCCGAGTTTATTGTAAACAAAGACGGTTCGGTGACCGATATAAATATTATTCAATCGCTCAATTCCTTTTGTGACCGCGAAGCCTTGCGAGTACTGCGCATGATGCCCCGTTGGACACCAGGCATACAGAACGATCAGCCCTGCCGTACCAAAGTGTGTATTCCCATCGTGTTTAAACTATAA
- a CDS encoding polyprenyl synthetase family protein translates to MYSSEEILKKVNETLDSLSYERQPKSLYEPIRYVLALGGKRIRPVLMLLGYNLFKENPEQIMMQALGLETYHNYTLLHDDLMDNADLRRGHETVHKRWDANKAILSGDSMLVLAYQRVAQCDAKYLPEVLNLFTETALEIGEGQEYDMTFETRNDVTEEEYIEMIRLKTSVLLACAMKMGAILADASEEDAKNLYKCGEQMGLAFQLQDDLLDVYGDSKVFGKAIGGDITSNKKTYMLINAVNRANETQRSELMHWIEAQEFDRQEKITAVTRLYDEIGIKQLCEEKINYYFAEARKYLDKVNVADERKENLRRYMNQMMNREK, encoded by the coding sequence ATGTATTCATCAGAAGAAATATTGAAAAAGGTCAATGAGACCCTTGATAGTCTTTCCTACGAACGTCAGCCCAAGTCGCTCTATGAGCCTATACGCTATGTACTTGCATTGGGTGGAAAACGTATTCGACCGGTACTGATGTTGCTTGGCTATAACCTGTTTAAGGAGAATCCAGAGCAGATTATGATGCAGGCATTAGGACTGGAAACCTATCATAACTATACGCTTCTGCACGACGATTTAATGGATAATGCCGACTTGCGCCGTGGACATGAGACCGTGCACAAGCGATGGGATGCCAACAAGGCCATCCTTTCTGGCGATTCCATGCTGGTGTTGGCCTATCAGCGAGTGGCACAGTGTGATGCCAAATACCTGCCCGAGGTATTGAACCTATTTACTGAGACAGCTCTCGAAATAGGTGAAGGACAGGAGTATGATATGACCTTCGAAACTCGTAATGATGTGACTGAGGAAGAGTATATAGAGATGATACGCCTGAAGACCAGCGTACTGCTGGCATGCGCCATGAAAATGGGCGCTATATTGGCTGACGCTTCAGAAGAAGATGCCAAGAACCTCTATAAGTGCGGCGAACAGATGGGACTCGCTTTCCAACTTCAGGACGACTTGCTGGATGTCTATGGTGATTCGAAAGTGTTCGGAAAGGCTATAGGAGGCGATATCACCTCAAACAAGAAAACCTATATGCTCATTAATGCTGTGAATCGCGCTAACGAAACGCAGCGCAGTGAACTGATGCACTGGATTGAGGCACAGGAATTTGATCGTCAGGAGAAGATAACTGCTGTTACACGGCTGTATGATGAGATAGGTATCAAACAACTCTGTGAAGAAAAAATCAATTACTATTTCGCAGAGGCCCGCAAGTATTTGGACAAGGTGAATGTAGCCGATGAGCGTAAGGAAAACCTGCGCCGCTATATGAACCAGATGATGAATCGTGAAAAATAA
- a CDS encoding TatD family hydrolase, whose amino-acid sequence MAFFVDTHAHLDGEEFNSDLIAVMTRAQEAGVGAVFLPAIDVATSLNILSLSKAHPDYLYPMAGLHPEEVKADYKEALAQIKTIVFDSPQKDKLIAIGEVGLDYYWSREFEHEQLAAFEEQVKWSVETRLPLMIHCRKAQNEMVHLLKHYEKELPGGVFHCFTGNEKEAKELLQFDRFVLGVGGVLTFKKSHLPEVLPAAVPLDRIVLETDSPYMAPVPHRGERNEPAFVAHVLEKMAESYGITTDELASRTTANVNRVFGTALGISL is encoded by the coding sequence GTGGCATTTTTCGTTGATACCCACGCACATTTAGACGGCGAAGAGTTTAATAGCGACCTTATCGCAGTAATGACTCGTGCTCAGGAAGCTGGGGTAGGGGCCGTGTTCCTGCCGGCTATTGATGTGGCAACATCACTCAATATCCTTTCGCTCAGTAAAGCCCATCCCGACTATCTGTACCCCATGGCTGGTCTTCATCCGGAAGAGGTGAAAGCCGACTACAAAGAAGCATTGGCACAGATAAAAACCATAGTGTTCGATTCCCCTCAAAAGGATAAACTCATTGCCATTGGTGAGGTGGGATTAGACTATTATTGGAGTCGTGAGTTTGAGCACGAACAGTTGGCAGCTTTCGAGGAGCAGGTGAAATGGTCGGTTGAAACCCGTCTGCCCCTGATGATTCACTGTAGGAAAGCACAGAACGAAATGGTTCATCTGTTGAAACACTATGAGAAAGAACTGCCTGGTGGCGTGTTTCATTGCTTCACAGGTAATGAGAAGGAGGCCAAAGAACTGTTGCAGTTCGATAGATTTGTGCTTGGAGTTGGTGGTGTGCTGACTTTCAAAAAGTCGCATCTGCCTGAAGTGCTACCTGCTGCCGTACCTCTTGATCGAATAGTATTGGAGACAGATTCGCCCTATATGGCACCAGTGCCTCATCGTGGTGAACGCAACGAACCAGCTTTCGTGGCCCATGTGTTAGAGAAAATGGCCGAGAGCTATGGTATCACTACCGATGAGTTGGCAAGTAGAACCACCGCAAACGTAAACCGTGTGTTTGGTACTGCTTTAGGCATTTCTTTATGA